One part of the Dyadobacter sp. 676 genome encodes these proteins:
- a CDS encoding MarR family transcriptional regulator, translated as MRKEKTVDFQIKWAWHSISRMYNAYAARFDTTMAVGYVLLNIDIENGTPATKIAPLLGMEPRSLVRMLKNLEEKGLIRREVSKNDKRFVRIVLTELGKEKRELAREGVISFNTMIRDKIPLDKLVVFFDVIKEINRLVEEENQKLKAGEITEDF; from the coding sequence ATGCGCAAGGAAAAAACCGTCGACTTCCAGATCAAATGGGCATGGCATTCGATATCCAGAATGTACAATGCTTATGCCGCGCGTTTTGACACGACCATGGCCGTCGGGTATGTCCTGCTGAATATCGATATCGAAAACGGCACGCCTGCCACCAAAATAGCGCCGTTGCTCGGTATGGAACCCCGCAGCCTCGTGCGGATGCTCAAAAATCTCGAAGAAAAAGGGTTGATCCGCCGCGAAGTCAGCAAAAACGACAAGCGCTTCGTACGCATTGTGCTTACCGAACTCGGCAAGGAAAAGCGCGAACTGGCGCGCGAAGGTGTGATCTCGTTCAACACGATGATCCGCGACAAGATACCGCTCGACAAGCTGGTCGTCTTTTTTGATGTCATTAAAGAAATAAACAGACTGGTGGAAGAAGAAAACCAGAAGCTGAAAGCGGGGGAAATCACCGAAGACTTCTGA
- a CDS encoding TlpA disulfide reductase family protein yields MGGKWATTFKNPATGDETVAVGNFTQQGTDVTGSFLTPTGDYRFLTGSVNGDSLYLSTFDGSFAMLFKAGFQPDGSLSGNLWSGVKAFKTWTARPDPQAKLPDATKLTFLKPGFESVDFSLKDTKGKTWTLKDPRFAGKPVIIQIMGSWCPNCMDETNYLAPWYKKNRSRGVEIIGLSFERSDKPEIANPKIDRMVSRFGIEYPVVLAGTSSEESTAKALPMLNKVMSYPTTIFIDKHGKVREIHTGFNGPGTGHYYDEFVADFNTLMDKLISEK; encoded by the coding sequence GTGGGCGGCAAGTGGGCCACTACATTTAAAAACCCGGCAACAGGCGACGAGACCGTCGCGGTCGGAAACTTTACGCAGCAAGGCACCGACGTTACGGGCTCGTTTTTGACCCCTACCGGCGACTACCGCTTCCTGACCGGCAGCGTAAACGGCGACAGCCTTTATTTATCCACTTTCGACGGTTCCTTCGCAATGCTTTTCAAGGCGGGTTTCCAGCCCGACGGGTCGCTGAGCGGCAACCTGTGGTCGGGTGTAAAGGCATTTAAGACCTGGACGGCCCGGCCCGATCCCCAGGCCAAGCTTCCCGACGCTACCAAATTGACTTTCCTCAAACCAGGCTTTGAAAGCGTGGACTTCTCATTAAAGGATACCAAAGGCAAAACCTGGACATTAAAGGACCCGCGTTTCGCCGGCAAGCCTGTCATTATCCAGATCATGGGTTCGTGGTGCCCCAATTGCATGGATGAAACCAATTACCTCGCGCCCTGGTACAAAAAGAATAGAAGCCGCGGCGTCGAAATTATCGGCCTTTCATTCGAGCGCTCCGATAAACCGGAAATCGCAAATCCCAAAATCGACCGGATGGTAAGCCGGTTCGGCATTGAATATCCCGTGGTACTGGCAGGAACGAGTTCCGAAGAGTCCACAGCCAAAGCCCTGCCGATGCTGAACAAGGTGATGTCGTACCCTACGACCATTTTTATCGATAAACACGGCAAGGTCCGTGAAATCCATACCGGCTTCAACGGCCCGGGTACCGGCCATTATTACGACGAGTTTGTGGCCGATTTCAATACTTTAATGGACAAGCTCATCAGCGAGAAATAA